Proteins encoded within one genomic window of Kibdelosporangium phytohabitans:
- a CDS encoding tetratricopeptide repeat protein encodes MIRESRHAVSVLLGDALHVRRALGQAPDDDEYSPENLIGSPFSTVEDVVEWFNDNRRQILATVQDAVANGEPETAAQLLVRIWPIVPTTTDAVWCAALRDCGQRSAVSLPSSRVMAAVFRKSAAFFLACGDHRVAETEAMRELAIWRRLDDPDGHVRALNSLSRIFQARGRLHRVIDCAARRLAIHVRHHRPLDVAHDLRHLGAVMLQAHRPDTAVDYLTRALDAFDELPETTARQHAELRVLLGRSLWLSGSHSRARRQFSDALQIVFDEDEAAADRIRELLATAVNATLPEIDHETEVDEVWDEPDGGTHRDSP; translated from the coding sequence GTGATCAGAGAGTCCAGGCATGCAGTGTCGGTTCTTCTGGGGGACGCGCTCCACGTGCGGCGTGCTCTCGGCCAGGCCCCTGACGACGATGAGTACAGTCCAGAGAACCTGATCGGCTCGCCGTTTTCTACCGTCGAGGATGTCGTGGAATGGTTCAACGACAACCGGCGACAGATCCTCGCAACCGTCCAGGATGCAGTGGCCAACGGCGAGCCCGAGACGGCGGCACAACTGTTGGTGCGGATCTGGCCGATCGTTCCCACAACAACAGACGCGGTGTGGTGTGCCGCGTTGCGCGACTGTGGGCAGAGGTCGGCTGTTAGTTTGCCGAGTTCTCGCGTGATGGCAGCGGTTTTCCGCAAGAGCGCTGCCTTTTTCCTCGCCTGCGGCGATCACCGCGTCGCGGAAACCGAGGCCATGCGCGAGTTGGCGATCTGGCGGCGACTGGATGACCCCGACGGACACGTGAGGGCTTTGAACTCACTGTCCCGAATTTTCCAGGCGCGGGGACGGCTTCACCGCGTGATCGACTGCGCTGCCCGCCGGCTGGCCATACACGTGCGTCATCACCGGCCTTTGGACGTTGCCCACGATCTGCGGCACTTGGGGGCGGTGATGCTGCAGGCGCACCGTCCGGACACCGCCGTGGACTATCTGACTCGGGCGCTGGACGCGTTCGACGAGCTGCCGGAGACCACAGCCCGGCAGCACGCCGAGCTGCGGGTGCTTCTGGGACGCTCCTTGTGGCTGTCTGGCTCGCACTCGCGGGCGCGCAGGCAGTTCAGTGATGCGCTGCAGATCGTTTTCGACGAGGACGAGGCCGCAGCGGACCGAATCCGCGAACTGCTCGCTACGGCCGTGAACGCGACGTTGCCGGAAATCGATCACGAAACCGAGGTCGACGAAGTCTGGGACGAGCCTGACGGCGGAACCCACCGCGACTCACCCTAA
- a CDS encoding Fic family protein: MPEGHWAPVPDIPGVPVDLRREGAFVPPPLPTNLLLPPTTYRLVAEAEHALGKLDATATLLPTERSLVRCTQLRDAQSSASLDGLHLGLEEILVADLWASQGSVKRPDLLPRVTPYLRTYHHGIRRIRAGAPVDAALMIELSAIMTGQTDRAIVDTLRSGPSLLGDELTGPYLVTAVGPHLLDGLEQLSNWAGGDHGQPRVAHLAITHYQLEVLAPFPATVNAHMARESTMLHLIRQGLLHDQILPLSVWFDSTRDEYHRQIRTVVDTGLIHPWIEYVATAIRDQANAQLTLISGLNDLADEFANTATMSHTTRQVLIDLIGYPVINHRAIQERYKVTARSASNVTRRLIELNILTTWETPQYNQAFLCEPVLNLLT; encoded by the coding sequence ATGCCCGAGGGACATTGGGCACCGGTTCCCGACATCCCCGGTGTTCCTGTAGATCTGCGTCGTGAAGGCGCCTTCGTGCCACCGCCCTTGCCCACGAATCTTCTCCTGCCGCCGACGACCTACCGCCTCGTGGCTGAGGCCGAGCACGCACTCGGCAAATTAGACGCCACAGCGACACTGCTTCCCACAGAACGCAGCCTGGTGCGCTGCACCCAACTGCGTGATGCCCAGAGCTCAGCCAGCCTCGACGGACTTCACCTTGGCCTTGAGGAGATACTGGTCGCGGACCTATGGGCCTCGCAAGGATCTGTGAAACGCCCCGACCTGCTTCCCCGGGTGACGCCCTACCTACGGACTTACCATCACGGCATCCGCCGCATCCGAGCTGGCGCACCCGTCGACGCGGCCCTGATGATCGAGCTCAGCGCCATCATGACAGGACAGACCGACCGGGCAATCGTCGACACCCTGCGCAGCGGGCCTAGTCTGCTGGGCGACGAGCTCACCGGGCCGTACTTGGTCACCGCGGTCGGGCCACACCTGCTCGACGGGCTGGAGCAGCTGTCGAACTGGGCCGGCGGCGACCACGGCCAGCCCAGAGTCGCCCACCTCGCGATCACCCACTACCAACTGGAAGTACTCGCCCCCTTCCCCGCAACGGTCAACGCGCACATGGCCCGCGAATCAACCATGCTGCACCTGATACGCCAAGGCTTACTGCACGACCAGATACTGCCCTTGTCGGTCTGGTTCGATAGCACCCGAGACGAGTACCACAGGCAGATCCGTACGGTGGTCGACACCGGCCTGATCCACCCATGGATCGAATACGTCGCCACCGCCATCCGCGACCAGGCCAACGCGCAACTCACCCTGATCAGCGGACTGAATGATCTTGCCGACGAGTTCGCCAACACGGCAACGATGTCGCACACAACTCGTCAAGTTCTCATTGACCTGATCGGATACCCAGTGATCAACCACCGGGCGATCCAAGAGCGGTACAAGGTGACGGCGAGGTCTGCCAGCAACGTGACCCGCCGCCTGATCGAGCTGAACATCCTCACGACCTGGGAGACCCCGCAGTACAACCAGGCCTTCCTCTGCGAACCCGTGCTCAACCTGCTTACCTGA
- a CDS encoding SIS domain-containing protein yields the protein MTTSNELSCPMSTATAAAEKVLRASRNAISDIQVDPAFLKVVALIADGGGTVITTGVGTSGDLASGGANLLASHEIPARFIHATDAAHGLLGAITARDILIAVSESGCTPEVVDFAVKAQERASRVVVLTSTPRSALSHPDRIEIVLPVPLEAFPKASCAARSAWFSALTAATAAHRREHSDRDNRRSLPQ from the coding sequence ATGACGACGTCCAACGAGCTGTCATGTCCTATGTCGACAGCGACAGCCGCTGCCGAGAAAGTGTTGCGCGCAAGCCGCAACGCTATCAGCGACATACAAGTGGACCCGGCATTCCTCAAGGTGGTCGCGCTCATCGCCGACGGCGGGGGCACGGTGATCACCACGGGTGTGGGTACGTCGGGAGACCTGGCCAGCGGAGGAGCGAACCTCCTCGCCAGTCACGAGATTCCCGCTCGCTTCATCCACGCCACCGACGCCGCACACGGTCTACTGGGTGCTATCACTGCCCGGGATATCCTTATCGCCGTCTCCGAGAGTGGATGCACACCCGAGGTCGTCGATTTCGCCGTCAAAGCGCAAGAACGTGCCTCGCGTGTAGTAGTCCTGACGTCCACCCCTCGCAGTGCGCTGTCCCACCCCGACCGCATCGAGATCGTTCTACCAGTACCACTAGAGGCCTTCCCGAAGGCATCCTGCGCCGCCCGCAGCGCGTGGTTCAGCGCACTCACCGCGGCCACCGCCGCACACCGCCGGGAACATTCCGACCGTGACAATCGAAGGAGCCTTCCTCAGTGA
- a CDS encoding DUF5753 domain-containing protein, which produces MADRDDPSAVRWLVGVELVAFRERAGVRIAAAARAIGCSPGKIHHMESGRNQQQPSEVRALMTFYGADQADIDRLASLAGRAGEQTWWAPWTDVVPDWLRTFVGLEGLASHACWYSPMVLPALLQTEGYALGVTAGHGRVPPDHNERKVKLRLERQRRLFDEGNPLRLTAVLEEVVLDRPIGSPEVMQAQLKHLIKVSKRDNVEMLVLPTRIGRHDALAGPFIALDFVDALSIVYLEHVDGAVYVGNQDQVAGYTRTIERLREVALSPAATRDAIQSRLVTAA; this is translated from the coding sequence GTGGCGGACCGCGACGATCCCTCGGCCGTGCGGTGGCTGGTCGGTGTCGAACTGGTCGCGTTTCGCGAGCGAGCAGGTGTAAGGATCGCCGCGGCCGCGCGAGCGATCGGATGCTCGCCCGGCAAGATCCACCATATGGAAAGTGGTCGCAACCAGCAGCAACCCTCCGAAGTCCGCGCGTTGATGACGTTCTATGGTGCAGACCAGGCAGATATTGATCGACTCGCATCGCTAGCGGGACGTGCAGGCGAACAGACATGGTGGGCGCCATGGACTGACGTCGTCCCCGACTGGTTGCGCACCTTCGTCGGCCTGGAAGGCCTCGCCAGCCACGCCTGCTGGTACTCACCCATGGTGCTCCCGGCCCTCCTGCAGACCGAGGGGTACGCCCTCGGAGTCACTGCGGGCCATGGTCGAGTCCCGCCGGACCACAACGAGCGCAAGGTCAAACTGAGACTGGAACGGCAACGGCGCCTGTTCGATGAGGGAAACCCGCTGCGCCTCACCGCAGTCCTCGAGGAGGTGGTCCTCGACCGGCCGATCGGTAGTCCGGAGGTGATGCAAGCCCAGCTCAAGCACTTGATCAAAGTATCTAAGCGGGACAACGTCGAGATGCTGGTACTACCCACTCGCATCGGACGTCACGATGCCCTGGCAGGTCCGTTCATCGCACTCGACTTCGTGGACGCGCTGTCGATCGTGTACCTCGAGCACGTTGATGGCGCCGTGTACGTGGGCAACCAAGATCAGGTAGCCGGGTATACTCGCACCATTGAACGCCTGCGCGAAGTCGCACTGTCACCTGCGGCGACCCGCGACGCGATCCAATCGCGCCTGGTCACAGCTGCCTGA
- a CDS encoding DUF397 domain-containing protein yields the protein MSTPKRRAGWRKSTYSDQGNGCVEVDFTSDGVEIRHSKIPDSPVIRFTEAHWSLWLDEVINGDFTNSNGAVIVTTQPNAWTVHDPATAVTLVYDRSEWWSFERGVRDGEFDPKTAVTALS from the coding sequence ATGTCCACTCCTAAACGTCGCGCCGGGTGGCGCAAGTCAACCTACAGTGATCAAGGCAATGGCTGCGTCGAGGTTGACTTCACGAGCGATGGCGTTGAGATCCGCCACTCGAAGATCCCCGACAGTCCTGTCATCCGCTTTACCGAGGCACACTGGTCGCTGTGGCTCGACGAAGTGATCAACGGCGACTTCACCAACTCCAACGGCGCAGTCATCGTAACTACCCAGCCCAACGCCTGGACCGTCCATGACCCGGCGACTGCTGTCACGTTAGTGTACGACCGAAGTGAGTGGTGGTCCTTCGAACGTGGTGTGCGAGATGGAGAGTTCGACCCCAAGACCGCTGTCACCGCGCTGTCCTAA
- a CDS encoding GntR family transcriptional regulator, which yields MGENKGASGARPSGRGKRERGSIDRLPSGSLRVRVYTGTDPITHREHYITETIKSGPKAWDLAEQKRTEILRQLDLKQHARTNATVSQLMDEYLAQHDVERTTKHRYLGDTRNHIKPLLGIRKVGDVDAEKLEKFYAELRRCRYHCRGRTIRHRSTGEHECDTRCKTRSHTCKPLGRSTVRQMHFLLSGAFAWAVRHKWVGVNPVDVAKPPTPQRPDPDPPEPEELARILNAAWESNPDYFALLWIQATTGPRRGEICARRFSHILKRHSPICTGRDCHEHGCHWRFEVDTAMAQIDGEVWEKDTKTHQSRRPTLDVETIAVILDHEDRLQERAAALGIALSADAYLASLSPDGGTPIKPSTLSQWFRRLVTRLGIDTTLKSLRAYSATELIAAGVDIRTVAGRLGHGGGGATTLRVYSGFVEEADQRAATAIPTRMPARPMAPPRSASERAKTEPRHPYERVAAALRSRILEGVYSPGEFLPTSQQLALEHEVSAGTVNRAFDLLKGWGLVDASRGSRATVIAATDAPKVPPSLADGLGHESTSAAPTLNQVRDPVIDPAHAAATEQPGDNPARDAASHGTNGSIVRNAVVLPAAVGLNLEILHLGHTVRTLRVEADPGDFAMLQKLMRDAIRRMGTSAGAVDDYEMNVSTVVDGELVTTVVMA from the coding sequence ATGGGGGAGAACAAGGGGGCCTCCGGCGCGCGTCCAAGCGGACGCGGCAAGCGCGAACGGGGCTCGATCGATCGACTGCCCAGCGGGTCACTGCGGGTGCGCGTGTACACCGGAACAGACCCGATCACACATCGAGAACACTACATCACGGAAACCATCAAAAGTGGCCCGAAAGCCTGGGATCTGGCAGAGCAGAAACGCACAGAGATTCTACGGCAGCTCGACCTGAAGCAACATGCGCGCACAAACGCGACAGTCAGCCAGCTGATGGATGAATACCTCGCACAGCACGACGTCGAGCGCACGACAAAGCACCGCTATCTGGGAGATACTCGGAATCACATCAAGCCTCTCCTCGGTATCCGAAAGGTCGGCGATGTCGACGCGGAGAAGCTCGAGAAATTCTATGCGGAACTGCGCAGGTGTCGATACCATTGTCGTGGTCGCACGATCCGGCATCGCAGCACTGGCGAGCATGAATGCGACACTCGCTGCAAAACTCGTTCACACACATGCAAGCCGCTAGGGCGATCCACTGTTCGTCAGATGCATTTTCTACTGAGTGGGGCATTTGCTTGGGCGGTGCGCCACAAGTGGGTTGGTGTCAATCCAGTCGACGTAGCCAAGCCTCCAACGCCGCAAAGACCTGACCCTGATCCACCCGAGCCGGAAGAGTTGGCTCGCATTCTGAATGCAGCATGGGAGAGCAATCCGGATTACTTCGCACTGCTCTGGATCCAGGCGACAACGGGACCACGGCGCGGAGAGATCTGCGCACGCCGATTCTCTCACATTCTCAAGAGGCACTCACCAATCTGCACAGGACGTGATTGCCACGAGCACGGGTGCCACTGGCGTTTCGAAGTCGATACGGCTATGGCGCAGATCGACGGCGAAGTATGGGAGAAGGACACCAAAACACATCAGAGTCGACGCCCGACGCTCGATGTTGAGACAATCGCAGTCATCCTCGACCACGAAGACCGTCTTCAGGAACGCGCAGCGGCACTGGGTATCGCGCTATCAGCGGACGCATATCTTGCATCCTTGTCGCCCGATGGCGGCACGCCAATCAAACCGAGCACGCTGAGCCAGTGGTTTCGGCGTCTGGTAACACGACTCGGTATCGACACCACACTCAAGAGCCTGCGGGCCTACTCGGCGACCGAACTCATCGCCGCAGGTGTTGACATCCGGACGGTGGCTGGACGGCTGGGCCACGGCGGAGGCGGTGCGACAACGTTGCGGGTCTACTCCGGCTTCGTAGAGGAGGCCGACCAGCGGGCTGCAACGGCTATCCCTACAAGGATGCCCGCCCGCCCGATGGCGCCCCCTCGCTCGGCGTCAGAACGAGCCAAGACAGAGCCAAGGCACCCGTACGAGCGGGTGGCCGCAGCACTTCGATCCCGGATCCTTGAAGGTGTGTATTCGCCGGGCGAGTTCTTGCCCACCTCCCAGCAGCTCGCTTTGGAACACGAGGTGAGCGCCGGAACAGTGAATCGCGCGTTCGATCTGCTCAAAGGTTGGGGTCTCGTGGACGCCAGCCGCGGATCACGAGCGACTGTGATCGCAGCGACTGACGCCCCCAAAGTACCCCCGTCCCTCGCTGATGGGCTGGGACACGAAAGCACGTCTGCGGCTCCAACGCTGAATCAAGTTCGTGATCCAGTGATCGACCCGGCGCACGCGGCGGCAACGGAGCAGCCTGGCGACAACCCCGCCCGGGATGCTGCCAGCCATGGAACAAACGGCAGCATCGTGCGCAACGCGGTTGTCTTGCCCGCAGCGGTGGGGCTGAACCTCGAGATCCTGCATCTGGGTCACACAGTGCGCACTCTGCGGGTTGAGGCCGATCCCGGGGATTTCGCGATGTTGCAGAAGCTGATGCGCGACGCCATCCGACGGATGGGCACGTCGGCAGGGGCCGTTGATGACTACGAAATGAACGTCAGCACGGTAGTCGATGGTGAACTGGTGACAACGGTGGTGATGGCATGA
- a CDS encoding penicillin acylase family protein: MTRGRLLAALSAIATVAGLVAAAPSGNADPQVEAAPIDFCLGQCGDVLPPGANGNATLADILAHRVLGTRPAHSSDQLAKYDTLASGYSTLTTEKIGQFFNDASFGVPAAQVESTTKPRADVTIVRDKQLGLPHITGTTRSGTMFGAGYAAAQDRLWLMDLFRRVGRGQLTPFAGGAAANRELEQGFFRAAPYNEAELQAQIDRAAASSPKGAQALADARAYLDGINLYVQQSHSGRYFPGEYVLTGHVDAITNAGKIDAFTLPDLVILASVVGAQFGGGGGGEVQSAITRMAFHERYGMAEGEKAWQAFRSQNDPETVNTLHNGQSFPYAQSPANPAGVAMPDKGSVTPQQLVFDPTGSAASASAAPEKVPAPEQLEPARGLFDDGVLPGNLVSEKHGMSNALVVSGQHTASGNPVAVFGPQTGYFAPQLLVLQELQGPGISSRGASFAGISFYVLLGRGQDYSWSATTSAQDIIDTYAVELCDPAGKPPTKDSTHYLFRGQCTPIETIERKNAWKPTVADGTPAGSYRLVAFRTAYGPITHRATVGGKPVAYTSLRSTYQHEIESIIGFQEFNDPNVIKSAQDFQRAAAHVNYTFNWFYVDSEDTAYFNSGANPSRKANVDANMPVWAAPAYEWNGWVPATNSATYTPYEQHPQAVNQDYFISWNNGQAKDYANAGYDKSAVHRGDLLDSRVRALISGGKKVTRVNLTQAMADAALADLRAERVLPHLLRVLESQPITDPGLANAVTSLKTWMNSGSLRKETAQSSHKYANADAIKILDAWWPLLVRAQFQPGLGDATYNALVSTIGINESPSGFQNGQPDFHSGQPHKGSSFQSGWWGYVQKDLRAVLGDQVAGPLAQKYCGGGTVSGCRQVLLTSLTQAVAAPPNQVYPGDGSCAAGDQWCADTVIQNPLGGITHDKITWQNRPTFQQVVEFPARRGQNIANLAHTRTTTATSAETGVYPSPARNAVDGNMTTRWASDWSDNQSLTVDLGTTQQVSRAVINWEAAYGKAYRLEASTDGTTWQPVHTTTTGDGGVDTAVFPPTQARYVRFAGIQRGTKWGYSIYELQLYAH; the protein is encoded by the coding sequence ATGACACGTGGACGCCTGCTCGCTGCCTTATCCGCCATCGCCACCGTCGCCGGACTCGTCGCCGCCGCGCCGTCCGGAAACGCGGATCCCCAGGTGGAGGCGGCCCCCATCGACTTCTGCCTCGGCCAGTGCGGTGACGTTCTGCCACCGGGGGCCAATGGCAACGCCACCCTCGCCGACATCCTCGCGCACCGGGTGCTGGGCACCAGACCAGCGCATTCGTCGGACCAATTAGCCAAGTACGACACCCTCGCGTCCGGTTACAGCACGCTTACGACCGAGAAAATCGGGCAGTTCTTCAACGACGCGTCATTCGGCGTCCCGGCGGCCCAGGTGGAGAGCACCACCAAGCCGCGCGCGGACGTGACGATCGTGCGTGACAAGCAGCTGGGCCTGCCCCACATCACCGGCACGACCCGGTCGGGCACGATGTTCGGCGCCGGCTACGCCGCAGCCCAGGATCGGCTCTGGCTGATGGACCTGTTCCGCCGCGTGGGACGCGGCCAGCTGACCCCGTTCGCGGGCGGCGCAGCGGCCAACCGTGAACTGGAGCAGGGCTTCTTCCGCGCGGCCCCGTACAACGAAGCCGAGCTGCAGGCCCAGATCGACCGGGCGGCGGCATCCAGCCCCAAGGGCGCGCAGGCGCTGGCGGACGCGCGGGCGTACCTGGACGGCATCAACCTCTACGTCCAGCAGTCGCACAGCGGCCGCTACTTCCCCGGCGAATACGTGCTGACCGGGCACGTCGACGCCATCACCAACGCGGGCAAGATCGACGCGTTCACCCTGCCCGACCTGGTCATCCTCGCGTCCGTGGTCGGCGCGCAGTTCGGGGGCGGCGGTGGCGGCGAAGTGCAGTCGGCGATCACGCGGATGGCGTTCCACGAGCGGTACGGCATGGCCGAAGGCGAGAAAGCCTGGCAGGCGTTCCGGTCGCAGAACGACCCGGAGACAGTCAACACACTGCACAACGGCCAGAGCTTCCCGTACGCCCAGTCCCCCGCCAACCCAGCCGGCGTCGCCATGCCCGACAAAGGTTCGGTGACGCCGCAGCAGCTGGTGTTCGACCCGACTGGCTCGGCCGCATCGGCCTCAGCAGCGCCCGAGAAGGTCCCGGCACCGGAGCAGCTCGAACCGGCGCGTGGCTTGTTCGATGACGGTGTTCTGCCAGGCAACCTCGTGAGCGAGAAACACGGCATGTCCAACGCGCTGGTGGTGTCCGGCCAGCACACGGCGAGTGGCAACCCGGTCGCGGTGTTCGGCCCGCAGACCGGCTACTTCGCCCCGCAGCTGCTGGTCCTGCAGGAACTCCAAGGACCAGGCATCAGCTCACGAGGCGCGTCCTTCGCCGGCATCAGCTTCTACGTGCTTCTCGGGCGCGGCCAGGACTACTCGTGGAGCGCGACGACCTCGGCGCAGGACATCATCGACACGTACGCGGTCGAACTGTGCGACCCGGCCGGGAAGCCGCCGACCAAGGACTCGACGCACTACCTGTTCCGCGGCCAGTGCACGCCGATCGAGACGATCGAACGCAAGAACGCGTGGAAACCGACCGTTGCCGACGGCACACCCGCGGGCTCGTACCGCCTGGTCGCGTTCCGCACGGCCTATGGCCCGATCACGCATCGCGCGACCGTCGGCGGCAAGCCGGTGGCGTACACGAGCCTGCGGTCGACGTACCAGCACGAGATCGAGTCGATCATCGGTTTCCAGGAGTTCAACGACCCGAACGTGATCAAGTCGGCGCAGGACTTCCAGCGCGCGGCGGCGCACGTGAACTACACGTTCAACTGGTTCTACGTGGATTCGGAGGACACCGCGTACTTCAACTCCGGCGCGAACCCGTCCCGCAAGGCCAATGTGGACGCCAACATGCCGGTCTGGGCGGCGCCCGCATACGAATGGAACGGCTGGGTCCCCGCAACGAACAGCGCGACCTACACCCCGTACGAACAACACCCACAGGCCGTGAACCAGGACTACTTCATCTCCTGGAACAACGGACAAGCAAAGGACTACGCCAACGCGGGTTACGACAAGAGCGCGGTGCACCGCGGCGACCTCCTCGACAGTCGCGTCCGCGCGTTGATCTCGGGCGGCAAGAAGGTCACCCGCGTCAACCTGACGCAAGCCATGGCCGACGCGGCGCTGGCCGACCTGCGCGCCGAGCGCGTACTGCCACACCTGTTGCGAGTTCTGGAAAGCCAGCCCATCACGGATCCCGGCCTGGCCAACGCGGTGACATCGCTGAAAACCTGGATGAACAGCGGTTCGCTGCGCAAGGAAACCGCGCAGAGCAGCCACAAGTACGCCAACGCGGACGCGATCAAGATCCTCGACGCCTGGTGGCCGCTGCTGGTCCGTGCCCAGTTCCAGCCAGGCCTCGGCGACGCGACGTACAACGCGCTCGTGTCCACCATCGGAATCAACGAATCCCCATCTGGGTTCCAGAACGGACAGCCGGACTTCCACTCCGGCCAGCCGCACAAGGGTTCCTCGTTCCAGTCAGGCTGGTGGGGCTACGTCCAGAAGGACCTCCGCGCGGTGCTGGGAGACCAGGTGGCGGGCCCGTTGGCGCAGAAGTACTGCGGCGGCGGAACAGTGTCCGGCTGCCGCCAGGTCCTGCTGACATCACTGACCCAAGCGGTGGCCGCCCCGCCGAACCAGGTGTACCCGGGCGACGGAAGCTGCGCGGCGGGAGACCAATGGTGCGCGGACACAGTGATCCAGAACCCGCTGGGCGGAATAACCCATGACAAGATCACCTGGCAGAACCGCCCGACATTCCAGCAAGTAGTGGAATTCCCGGCGCGCCGAGGCCAGAACATCGCAAACCTCGCCCACACCCGCACAACGACGGCGACGAGCGCGGAAACCGGCGTCTACCCCTCCCCAGCCCGCAACGCGGTCGACGGCAACATGACAACCCGCTGGGCGAGTGACTGGTCCGACAACCAATCCCTGACAGTGGACCTGGGCACAACGCAGCAGGTGTCCAGGGCGGTGATCAACTGGGAAGCGGCGTACGGGAAGGCCTACCGCCTGGAAGCCTCGACGGACGGAACGACCTGGCAACCCGTCCACACGACGACAACAGGCGACGGCGGCGTGGACACAGCCGTCTTCCCACCCACCCAAGCCCGATACGTCCGGTTCGCCGGGATCCAACGAGGAACGAAGTGGGGCTACAGCATCTACGAGCTGCAGCTCTACGCCCACTGA
- a CDS encoding response regulator — protein MIKVMLADDEDLVRSGLRTILTSAGDIEVVAETDDGLHVADLARQHRPHVALLDIRMRSADGLFALRRLRALPEPPKVAMLTTFDVDEYVTEALRIGASGFLLKDTEPAVLVRAVRDLAAGGAVLDPGVAARVLSQVADGERAAEPARRLLASLSEREREVVGLIGQGLSNAEIGSALHLSEATVKGYVSAVLGKIGAVNRVQAALVAYRGGLIA, from the coding sequence GTGATCAAGGTGATGCTCGCGGACGACGAGGATCTCGTCCGTTCGGGACTTCGAACGATCCTGACCAGCGCGGGGGACATCGAGGTGGTCGCCGAGACCGATGACGGTCTGCACGTGGCCGACCTCGCCAGACAGCACCGGCCGCACGTGGCCCTGCTGGACATCCGGATGCGCTCCGCGGACGGTCTGTTCGCACTGCGCAGGCTGCGTGCTCTGCCGGAACCCCCGAAGGTGGCCATGCTCACCACGTTCGACGTGGACGAGTACGTCACGGAAGCGCTGCGCATCGGCGCTAGTGGCTTCCTGCTCAAGGACACCGAACCGGCTGTGCTGGTTCGCGCTGTCCGTGACCTCGCCGCGGGTGGCGCGGTGCTCGACCCCGGCGTCGCGGCCCGGGTGTTGTCGCAGGTCGCGGACGGTGAACGGGCCGCGGAACCGGCCAGGCGCCTGCTGGCGTCACTGTCGGAGCGCGAGCGGGAGGTCGTCGGCCTGATCGGCCAGGGCCTGTCCAACGCCGAGATCGGCAGCGCGCTGCACCTGTCCGAGGCGACCGTCAAGGGGTACGTCTCCGCGGTGCTCGGCAAGATCGGCGCGGTCAACCGCGTTCAGGCAGCGCTGGTCGCCTATCGCGGCGGGCTCATCGCCTGA